The following are encoded together in the Tripterygium wilfordii isolate XIE 37 chromosome 3, ASM1340144v1, whole genome shotgun sequence genome:
- the LOC119984151 gene encoding ubiquinol oxidase 2, mitochondrial-like, translating to MMSRGGTRLAGSSLSALGQRYFSIVTARSVSHQTASGILNGLAGAPVRSVTFWARAPVLGLRNGSSMALQGEKTDRVKKEPVAESAGAPGGKDEKQISYWGIPPEKISKEDGTEWKWNCFRPWETYKADLSIDLQKHHVPTTFLDKMAFWTVKSLRWPTDLFFQRRYGCRAMMLETVAAVPGMVGGLLLHCKSLRRFEHSGGWIKALLEEAENERMHLMTFMEVAKPKWYERALVFTVQGVFFNAYFLGYLISPKFAHRMVGYLEEEAIHSYTEFLKELDKGNIENVPAPAIAIDYWRLPADSTLRDVVTVVRADEAHHRDVNHFASDIHYQGRELRESAAPLGYH from the exons ATGATGAGTCGTGGTGGAACAAGATTGGCCGGTTCATCGTTGTCGGCGTTGGGCCAACGCTATTTCTCAATTGTCACTGCTCGGTCGGTGTCGCATCAAACGGCATCGGGAATCCTGAACGGTTTGGCCGGGGCTCCTGTACGGAGTGTGACCTTTTGGGCGAGGGCTCCAGTTCTTGGCTTGAGAAACGGGAGCAGTATGGCTCTACAGGGTGAGAAGACCGATCGGGTGAAGAAAGAACCGGTGGCAGAATCCGCTGGAGCCCCTGGTGGAAAGGATGAGAAGCAGATCAGTTATTGGGGCATTCCGCCTGAAAAGATCTCAAAAGAGGATGGAACGGAGTGGAAGTGGAACTGCTTTAGG CCATGGGAGACATACAAGGCGGATTTGTCAATCGATCTGCAGAAGCATCATGTACCAACTACGTTCTTGGACAAAATGGCCTTCTGGACTGTCAAGTCTCTTAGATGGCCAACTGATCTGTTTTTCCAG AGAAGATATGGGTGTCGGGCAATGATGTTGGAAACAGTGGCAGCAGTCCCGGGCATGGTTGGTGGGTTGCTACTGCACTGCAAGTCATTGAGGCGATTTGAGCACAGTGGGGGCTGGATCAAGGCTCTGCTGGAAGAAGCTGAGAATGAACGCATGCACCTCATGACATTCATGGAAGTAGCCAAGCCCAAGTGGTACGAGAGAGCTCTGGTTTTTACTGTCCAAGGTGTTTTCTTCAATGCCTACTTCCTTGGTTACCTCATCTCTCCCAAGTTTGCACATCGAATGGTGGGGTATTTGGAGGAGGAAGCCATTCACTCATACACTGAGTTCCTTAAGGAGTTGGACAAGGGGAACATTGAGAATGTTCCTGCTCCTGCTATTGCCATTGACTACTGGCGTTTGCCTGCAGATTCAACCCTCCGAGATGTTGTGACAGTTGTGAGGGCTGACGAGGCTCATCACCGTGATGTGAATCACTTTGCATCG GACATACATTACCAGGGTCGCGAGTTGAGGGAGTCTGCTGCTCCGCTTGGGTATCACTGA
- the LOC119995277 gene encoding ubiquinol oxidase 2, mitochondrial-like → MMSRGGYRMSGSLLATVVQRSFSTTTVRRVPNEVASTILIGRGSHLRCEAHVRNAIFLTRAPVLGVRNGSSMGQKGEKGQKEKEKKQPLAGSKGGAGGKDEKQISSYWGVPPKKITKEDGTEWRWNCFRPWETYKADLSINLKKHHAPTSFMDRMALWTVKALRWPTDLFFKKRYGCRAMMLETVAAVPGMVGGMLLHCKSLRRFEQSGGWIKALLEEAENERMHLMTFMEVAKPNWYERVLVITVQGVFFNAYFMGYLISPKFAHRVVGYLEEEAIYSYTEFLKEMDKGNIENVPAPAIAIDYWRLSQDSTLRDVVMVVRADEAHHRDVNHFASDIHCQGRQLRESPAPIGYH, encoded by the exons ATGATGAGTCGTGGCGGGTACAGAATGTCCGGTTCCTTGCTGGCCACGGTGGTTCAACGTTCCTTCTCAACCACCACTGTTCGCAGGGTACCGAATGAAGTGGCTTCTACGATCCTGATCGGTAGGGGCAGTCACCTTCGCTGCGAGGCTCATGTACGCAATGCGATCTTTTTGACGAGGGCTCCAGTTCTGGGAGTAAGAAACGGGAGCAGTATGGGTCAAAAGGGCGAGAAGGGccagaaggagaaggagaagaagcaaCCGTTGGCTGGATCCAAAGGAGGCGCTGGTGGAAAAGACGAGAAGCAGATCTCAAGTTACTGGGGCGTGCCGCCGAAGAAAATCACTAAAGAGGATGGTACGGAATGGAGGTGGAACTGCTTCAgg CCATGGGAGACATACAAGGCTGATTTATCGATTAATTTAAAGAAACATCACGCGCCAACATCTTTCATGGATAGAATGGCTCTCTGGACTGTCAAGGCTCTCAGATGGCCTACAGACCTCTTCTTCAAG AAAAGATATGGGTGCCGGGCAATGATGTTAGAAACAGTGGCTGCAGTCCCAGGAATGGTTGGTGGGATGCTGTTGCATTGCAAGTCATTGAGAAGATTCGAGCAAAGTGGCGGCTGGATCAAGGCTTTGCTGGAAGAGGCTGAGAATGAACGTATGCACCTCATGACATTTATGGAGGTAGCCAAACCCAATTGGTACGAGCGAGTTCTGGTGATTACAGTCCAAGGTGTTTTCTTCAATGCCTACTTCATGGGCTACCTCATCTCTCCCAAATTCGCACACCGAGTGGTGGGTTATCTGGAGGAGGAAGCCATTTATTCGTACACTGAGTTTCTCAAGGAGATGGACAAGGGGAATATTGAGAATGTCCCTGCTCCTGCCATCGCCATTGACTATTGGCGCTTATCACAGGACTCAACCCTCCGAGATGTTGTCATGGTTGTAAGAGCTGACGAGGCACATCACCGCGACGTTAATCATTTTGCATCG GACATACATTGCCAAGGTCGTCAGTTGAGGGAATCTCCTGCACCAATTGGGTATCACTGA
- the LOC119990264 gene encoding exocyst complex component EXO70A1-like — translation MGVPRAMEALSERAGFIRDSLHKSQTITDNMVSILGSFDHRLSALETAMRPTQIRTHSIRRAHENIDKTLKAAEVILAQFDLTRKAEAKILRGPHEDLESYLEAIDQLRANVKFFSSNKGFKSSDGVLNHANNLLAKAISKLEDEFRQLLTNYSKPVEPDRLYDCLPNSLRPSSTSSGAQGDAGGKSHSEHQKNLETAVYTPLTLIPPRVLPLLHDLAQQMAQAGHQQQLFRIYRDTRASVLELSLKKLGVERLSKDDLQKMQWEVLEAKIGNWIHYMRISVKLLFSGEKTICDQILDGVDSLRDQCFAEVTANSVAVLLSFGEAIAKSKRSPEKLFVLLDMYEIMRELQSEIELLFQSKACLEMRESALGLTRRLAQTAQETFGDFEEAVEKDATKTAVLDGTVHPLTSYVINYVKFLFDYQSTLKQLFQEFDQNDPDEQLATVTTRIMHALQNNLDGKSKQYKDPALTQLFLMNNIHYIVRSVRRSEAKDLLGDDWVQIHRRIVQQHANHYKRVSWAKILQCLTVQGHGSSGGSAMGGDASGSGLSRAMVKDRFKMFNVQFEELHQKQSQWTVPDSELRESLRLAVAEILLPAYRSFKKRFGPLIENGKNPLKYIRYSPEDLDHMLNEFFEGKTWNEQKR, via the exons ATGGGGGTGCCTAGAGCAATGGAGGCTCTGAGCGAGAGAGCTGGATTCATAAGAGACTCGCTGCACAAGAGCCAGACCATCACCGATAATATGGTTTCCATTCTCGGCTCTTTTGATCACCGCCTCTCCGCTCTCGAGACGGCCATGCGTCCTACTCAG ATAAGGACGCATTCTATTAGGAGAGCCCACGAGAATATTGATAAGACGTTAAAGGCTGCAGAGGTTATTTTGGCACAATTCGACCTCACACGAAAG GCAGAGGCTAAGATTCTAAGAGGGCCACATGAGGACCTTGAAAGCTACTTGGAAGCAATAGATCAACTGAGAGCCAATGTTAAGTTTTTCAGCAGCAACAAAGGTTTTAAGAGTAGTGATGGAGTGCTTAACCATGCCAATAACTTACTTGCAAAAGCTATCTCAAAGCTAGAGGATGAGTTTAGACAGCTCTTGACAAATTACAG CAAGCCTGTGGAACCTGATCGTCTTTATGATTGCCTTCCCAACTCTTTACGACCATCATCCACCTCAAGTGGAGCGCAAGGTGACGCTGGCGGGAAGAGCCATTCTGAGCACCAGAAGAACTTAGAAACGGCTGTTTATACACCTCTAACTCTAATTCCTCCTCGGGTTCTGCCCTTGCTGCATGATTTAGCACAACAGATGGCTCAAGCTGGCCATCAACAGCAGCTATTTAGAATATACAG GGATACCCGTGCTTCAGTTTTGGAACTGAGCCTCAAGAAACTGGGTGTGGAGAGACTTAGCAAAGATGATCTTCAAAAAATGCAGTGGGAGGTTTTGGAGGCCAAAATTGGGAATTGGATACACTATATGCGGATTTCT GTCAAGCTGCTGTTTTCCGGGGAAAAGACAATCTGTGATCAAATACTTGATGGTGTTGATTCTCTGAGGGATCAGTGCTTTGCCGAAGTCACTGCAAACAGTGTGGCTGTGCTCCTTAGTTTTGGTGAGGCTATTGCCAAAAGCAAGAGGTCTCctgaaaaattatttgttcTATTGGACATGTATGAGATAATGCGAGAACTTCAATCAGAG ATTGAATTACTATTTCAAAGCAAAGCTTGCCTTGAAATGAGAGAGTCTGCCTTGGGTTTAACAAGAAGGCTGGCTCAGACAGCACAAGAGACCTTTGGAGATTTCGAGGAAGCTGTCGAAAAAGATGCCACCAAAACTGCTGTCCTTGATGGAACTGTTCATCCTTTGACCAGCTATGTGATAAATTATGTGAAGTTTCTCTTTGA CTACCAATCAACATTGAAGCAACTCTTCCAAGAATTTGACCAAAATGATCCAGATGAACAGTTAGCAACTGTAACAACAAGGATTATGCATGCTCTGCAGAATAACTTGGATGGAAAATCCAAGCAGTACAAAGATCCTGCATTGACTCAGTTATTCCTTATGAACAACATTCACTATATAGTGAGATCTGTGCGAAG GTCTGAAGCAAAGGATTTATTGGGGGATGACTGGGTTCAAATACACAGAAGGATTGTGCAGCAGCATGCAAATCACTATAAGCGAGTTTCCTGGGCAAAG ATTCTGCAGTGTCTCACAGTTCAGGGACATGGGTCATCAGGTGGTAGTGCAATGGGAGGTGATGCCAGTGGCAGTGGACTCTcaagagcaatggtgaaagatAGGTTTAAAATGTTCAACGTTCAATTCGAGGAACTTCACCAAAAGCAATCTCAATGGACAGTACCAGACAGCGAGTTACGAGAGTCTTTGAGACTAGCTGTCGCGGAGATTCTCTTGCCTGCGTATCGATCTTTCAAGAAACGCTTCGG GCCTCTGATAGAGAATGGGAAGAACCCGCTGAAGTACATAAGATATTCACCAGAGGATCTGGATCATATGCTGAATGAATTCTTTGAGGGGAAGACTTGGAATGAACAGAAACGGTAA